A stretch of the Epinephelus fuscoguttatus linkage group LG2, E.fuscoguttatus.final_Chr_v1 genome encodes the following:
- the LOC125881040 gene encoding beta-1,3-galactosyltransferase 2-like, with protein sequence MLESVFAQGGQSQGMVDGWKLADSRRMCSRSWRHIFIFILVLAAVLFLYTNREEMEPDWNPSHWWNPFKSQQQHVLSANTTGSSDITGGSGPTETSSSAFPQTGNMSLSQVTDVMTTTPQLSTTTTTPQPSTTTTTPQPNTSTMTPQPTKASVVTQLMTPNETKPPTPVPYVSPGPYVVEYPYEYHFIINEPKKCEQQKPFLVLMVPLAPSNRAHRDIIRSTWGSESLVLGKMVQLFFMLGLHSGEGTPQLHEQLLQESREHQDLLQSNFLDCYKNLTIKTMVMMEWLDSYCSSASYAMKIDSDMFLNVHNLVNMLLNAPKSNYMTGLVARGAMVLRDPKSKWFLPVELYPQPQYPRYALGLGYVLSLDLPKKLVEASRHIKAFYIEDVYLGLCMQHLGIPPTDPPNWGYFQVFPVMYSRCAYSRLIATTVNGNRDRVADWKDFKKPGPYC encoded by the exons ATGCTGGAGAGTGTCTTTGCTCAGGGGGGACAAAG tcaggggatggtggatggatggaaacTGGCGGACAGCAGGAGGATGTGTAGTCGGTCGTGGCGTCACATTTTCATCTTCATCCTGGTGCTGGCTGCAGTTTTGTTTCTCTACACAAACAGAGAGGAGATGGAGCCGGACTGGAACCCCAGCCACTGGTGGAATCCATTCAAAAGTCAGCAACAACACGTCCTCTCTGCCAACACGACTGGTTCCAGCGACATAACAGGTGGATCTGGACCAACTGAGACCAGCTCGAGTGCATTCCCTCAAACTGGGAATATGTCATTGTCTCAGGTGACAGATGTGATGACAACGACTCCACAGCTGAGCACAACGACCACGACTCCACAGCCGAGCACAACGACCACGACTCCACAGCCCAACACATCGACCATGACTCCACAGCCTACAAAAGCTTCTGTGGTGACTCAGCTGATGACACCAAATGAGACCAAGCCACCAACACCGGTTCCTTATGTATCTCCGGGCCCGTACGTCGTGGAATACCCGTATGAGTACCACTTCATTATAAACGAGCCCAAGAAATGCGAGCAGCAGAAGCCTTTCCTGGTTCTGATGGTTCCTCTGGCGCCCAGCAACAGGGCTCATCGCGACATCATCCGCAGCACCTGGGGAAGTGAAAGTCTGGTACTGGGCAAAATGGTGCAGCTGTTCTTCATGCTGGGGCTGCACAGCGGTGAGGGAACGCCGCAGCTCCacgagcagctgctgcaggagagcAGAGAGCATCAGGACCTGCTCCAGAGCAACTTCCTGGACTGCTACAAGAACCTGACCATCAAGACCATGGTGATGATGGAGTGGCTGGACTCGTACTGCTCCAGCGCCTCTTACGCCATGAAGATTGATTCAGACATGTTTCTGAACGTGCACAATCTCGTCAACATGTTGTTGAACGCTCCAAAGTCAAACTACATGACGGGACTCGTGGCGAGAGGAGCTATGGTCCTGAGAGATCCGAAGTCTAAGTGGTTCCTCCCTGTGGAGCTTTACCCTCAGCCACAGTACCCTCGTTACGCTTTGGGTCTGGGCTACGTTTTGTCTCTTGACCTCCCTAAAAAGCTTGTGGAGGCGTCCAGACACATTAAAGCTTTCTACATTGAAGACGTGTATCTGGGGTTGTGTATGCAGCACCTGGGCATCCCTCCCACTGACCCTCCAAACTGGGGGTATTTTCAGGTGTTTCCTGTGATGTACAGTCGCTGTGCTTACTCCAGACTGATAGCCACAACTGTAAATGGAAACAGGGACCGCGTGGCTGACTGGAAGGACTTTAAAAAGCCGGGTCCATACTGCTGA